GCTGGCGGGCCAGATACCAGCAGGTTGAGCTGGCATCAAGGGCGATAACCATCCCTTCTTCTATCCACGCAAGGGCTTCACGCGCGATATCTGCCTTGTGGGCGTAATGGCTTTTAAGACGGATGTGAAAAGGGTCGCCGCTGTCCTGGTTTTCCCGATGAATCACTTTTGCCCGACCGTGGTTGCGCAGCACTTTCCCCTGGGACTGGAGTTCGCTGAGGTCGCGACGAATGGTTTCCCGGCTGACGTTAAGCTGTAGCGATAAGGCTTCGGTGGTCAGGCTGGTATGGTTCATGAGCAGGTCTAGAATCGCTTGCTGTCGTGCCGCTTTCATTTTTCTCACCCTGGCGTTCGATGAGCGCCCGCATTGGACGGGCGCTGCGGCATGAGATTACGGCGTTACCCCTTTTTTTAAAAGAATATTCCCGTACTTGGCACGCTCACCTGTGATAACGATCGCAAAGGCTTTTTGCGCCCGCTCGTAGAAGGCAAAGCGGTCGATGCGGGTGATATCCGGGCAGGATGCGGGGCCTGAAAGCGCATCGCGATAGCGCGTTTCAACCTGCGGGTCGAGCGTATCGCCTTCTACCGCAGCCATCATCACCAGCGGCGGGGCGTAGCTGTCGAGTTCAAATAACGGAATAATGGCTTGCAACAGATCGCTAACTAACAGCCCGTCGGCGCGAATCACCTGCGGCCCCATGCTGTGTGCCGGGAAGTGGGCATCGGAAAAAATGATCTCATCCCCATGTCCCATTTCCGCCAGCACTTTCAGCAGTTCTGGAGAGATTAACGGTGAAATAGTCTTTAGCATCTCAAATTCCCTCAATCAGTTCGGGTTCGGTTTGCGGATAAAAATAACGGTATTCGTAGCTCACCTGTGCTCTGGCCTGTTCCGGGCTGGTAAATTCACCGACGCCGTACCAGCCGAACATTGCAGCTCCGGCCACGGTGGTTTCGGCATCATCCAGCACCTTAATCGGAATATCGAGCATATTGGCTTTGATCTGATTCCACAGTGCGTTACGGCTGCCGCCGCCAACCAGCAGCAGTTCGGTCGCTTTAAAGTGGCCAATTTTTTGTAGCGTTTGCAGGTTGCGCGCAAGCTGTTCCGTTAACCCTTCCAGCGCAGCGCGATAGAAATGACCGCGAGTGGTGTTGAGCGTGACGCCCTGCCAGCCCGCGTTTTGGCAGGCGAGCAGGTCGCACTGCATCTTCACACCTTCAGCACCCTCAGGAATAACCCGTGCCTCATCAATCAGCGTCTGCCACGGCGTTTCCGACGTCCACAGCAGCTTGCGCACCCATTCGAGCACGCCGGAAGCCAGCCATTGCATGCCGGGATTATAGAGATCTACCTGGCTATCCAGCTCGCAGGTGGAACCTGCATAGTGGCTAAGCAGCGGCGTGTTGACCTGGGCGCTGCGCACCATCAGTATTTCCCAGGTGCCGGATGAGAGTACCGGTTCATCCTGCTCTGCGCCCGCGCCAAACAGCGCAAACTGCGTGTCGTGTCCGGCGGAGATAACTGGAATACCTGCGGGTAAGCCCAGTAAGTTCGCGGCATCAGATTGCAACGTGCCTATTTTCTCGCCCGCTTCGACCAGGCGGGGAAAGAGGCGGCGCGGCAGGCCGGTGGCTTGTAAGATTTCCGGGCTGAAATCCCGCTGGTGGATGTCCAGCATCTGGCTGGTGCCCGCCATAGTGATATCGGTGGTGAATTCCCCGGTCAGTCGGTGGTTGATGAGCGAGGAAATAAACAGCCAGGCGTGGGCCTGCTCCAGCAACTGCGGGTGGTTCTCTTTCAGCCATATCAGCTTGTACAAGGTGTTGAAGCTAAACGCGCCGACGCCGGAGATTTGCTGGAGCTGTTGCGGGGGCATAAAACGGCTGATGCTTTCCATTACCGCTGCGGTGCGCGGGCATTTCCAACTGATCACCGGATAGAGCAGCTCGCCGTGTTCATCAACCAGCGCGCCATCGACGCCGAAGGTGGTGACCGTGATGCCGCGAACCCGACAGGAGGACAGCTCGCTGCGAATCAGCCGACAGCACTGTGCGAAGCGTTGCACAATGGCCTCCAGCGACCACTGGTGCCAGGCGCTGTTCTCCACGGCAATATCGCTGGCGTTTGCGGTGGCGGCACGGGCAATAATTTTCCCTTGTCGGTCAACGGCAATCGCCCGTACGTTGGTGGCGCCGCAGTCGAGGACCAGGATGACGTCTTGTTTCATATATAACTCCATAAACGTCGCCGGATGGCGCTGCGCTTATCCGGCCTACGGTTCACGCGCCCGTAGGCCCGGTAAGCTTGCGCCACCGGGCAAAGCCGCATTAACGTTTATACAGCGGGCCATAGTTCTGGCAGGCGCGGTAATCCTGACCTTCTGTGTCCATGCCGTGCGCAGACCAGGTGGAAGGGCGATAAATTTTCGCCTCTTCGACGTTATGCATGCACACCGGAATGCGCAGCATAGAAGCCAGGGTGATAAAGTCGGCGCCGACGTGGCCGATGGTCAGCACGCCGTGGTTAGCGCCCCAGTTTGCCATCACTGAATAGACGTCGGAGAACGGGCCTTTACCGGTCAGGCGCGGTGCAAACCACGTGGTAGGCCAGGTGGAGTTGGTGCGGGCATCAAGCTGGTCGTGCATCTCTTTCGGCAGCTCAACGCTCCAGCCTTCGGCGATTTGCAGTACCGGACCAATGCCTTTGATGATATTCACGCGGGTCATAGTGAACGGCACGCCGCCTTCGGTCAGGAAGCGGGAAGAGAAGCCGCCGCCGCGGAAATATTCATGAATCGCCGGGCACCACTCGGTGGCAGCCAGGCAGTCGTCGGCTTCTTTCTGGCTGATCTCCCAGTGCGGTTTCATCGTTGGTTTGCCGTTGCCATCACGCTGTTTGCAGGAGCCATCCAGCGCCGCAGAGCCGGAGTTAATCAGGTGGATGATGCCGTGCTCGGCGAGGCCGGTGAGCGGTTTACCGGTGACGCGTTCAACGGCGTCTGGCGACCAGTAGGTACGGACGTCAGCGAACACCTGGGCGGTGCCGGTTAACTGATGCCCCATCAGCATGGCAACGCCGTTCAGGCTGTCGTTTTCGGTGGCGACGACAAAGGGTTCACGCACTCCATTCCAGTCAAAAGAGCTGTTCAGCAGGGCTTCGGCGGTATCGCCGTTAGGGTATTGATCGGTCCAGTGACGCTGGCCCTGGAAGCCGGCGGCAATGGCGTTATAGCCCAGCGACTCTTCCACCAGCCCTTTTTCCGCCAGCTTCTTGTTGCCCTGCATCATGTCGCGGATGCACATCGCCATCAGCAGGCTCTCTTTGAGCACCGCGCGGCTCTGCTCTTCATTACGCTTATACTGCTGCGCGTTCTGGTCTTCGCCATAGCGGAAGTTTTTGTCCGCCCACGCCAGCGCCATCTCCAGCTCGGCTTCGTCATAGATTTTCTGATCGATACGGCGGCGCAGTTCGGTCATATCCACCGCCTGCACCTTCATGCCCAGCCAGGATTCGAAGAAGTTGTGATCGACAATGGAACCGGCTATCCCCATCGACACGCCGCCGACGGAAAGATAGCTTTTGCCTTTCATGCTGGCGACCGCTAAACCGGCGCGGGCAAAGCGCAGCAGTTTTTCTTCGACATCTGCCGGAATGGAGGTGTCATCGGCATCCTGCACGTCATGGCCGTAAATGGAGAATGCCGGAATGCCTTTCTGGCTGTGCGCTGCTAGTGCGGCGGCAAGATACACCGCGCCTGGGCGCTCGGTGCCGTTAAAGCCCCAGATGGCTTTCGGGCGCAGAGGGTCCATGTCGATCGTCTCGCTGCCGTAGCACCAGCACGGAGTGACGGTAATGGTGACGCCAACGTTGTGGCTGCTGAATTTCTCTTCACAGGCGGCGGATTCGGCCATTCCCGCGATACAGCTATCGGCGATCACGCATTCAATTTGTGCGCCGCAGGCGTGGCGGAGTTTCTCGGTGATAAGCGCGGCGGTGGCTTTCGCCATATTCATGGTTTGCTCTTCCAGCGACTCGCGCACTCCCATGCGACGTCCATCAATCACCGGGCGAATACCAATTTTCGGTAAGCTGATTTTTTTCATTATAGATTCCTCACGTTATTCGGATAAATGTTTATACCCGTCATACTTCAATTTGCTTATGTGTTGGCTACACTCGCTCACCCCTGTCACATAGTTATCTATGCTCCAGGGGATTCACTCCCTTGCCGCCTTTAAGCAACTCGAATTATTTTGGGTATAGTTAGCTGCCGTTTGTGAACGGAAACGGGCAAAGATGAAGATGATGGCAAAGCAAAGTGCCGGAATGAGCTCTGCGGTCGTAATACTGCCTGCGGCGTCGCTGACAAAACCCATGACCGGGGTAACGATGCCGCCGCCAATGATGGTCATGACGATGAAAGAGGAGCCGTATTTGGTGTCCTGTCCCAGATTTTTAATACCCAGCGAGAAGATGGTCGGATACTGAATCGACATAAATGCGCTGCACAGCGTCAGGGCCAACAGGCCGATTTGGCCGCCCGTGAAGGCTGAAATCAGGCACAGGATCATGGCAAGCAGGGCGTAGGCTGCCAGGACTTTATGCGGCGCGAAGCGGCTGACAAGCCAGGTGCCGGTGAAGCGACCGATAAAGAAGCACACCATGGTGCCGGTCAGATAGTTGGCGGCAAAGCCTGGGGTCATGCCGGGGATCTCTTCGATAGCGTAGCGAATCAGATAGCTCCAGCAGGCGGTTTGCGCGCCGACGTAGCAGAACTGCGCCAGCACCGCCCAGCGCCAGTGGCGAATGCGCACCAGGCGGGAAAAGGAGGCTGAAAATGAACTCTGTCCGACATCACTATGATCATCACTTTGCAGGGCTGGGAATTTGGTAAACATAATCAGCAGAGCGACCAGTAAGACGACCGCGACGATGATCATATAAGGGGTTTGTACCGATAACACCAGGCTGTGCTTATAGGCGCTGAGCTGTTCGGGCGCCATTTTATCGAGCACTTCCTGAGATTGATGCGGCACGTTAGACAAAATAAGACTTTGCCCAAAGACGACGGCGATAATGGCACCAAAAGAGTTAAAAGTTTGCGCCAGATTAAGTCGGAAGTGTCCACCACTTTCTGGCCCTAAAACGGTAACAAAAGGATTCGCCGCCGTTTCCAGACAACCTAAACCTGCGGCGATAATAAATAATCCAATCAGGAATAAGGTGTAGTTCATCACTTCGGCGGCTGGCCAGAATAATGCTGCACCTAAAGCATATAAGAATAATCCGGTAATAATTCCTGCTTTGTAACTTAATTTTTTCATCAATATCCCGGCAGGGATAGGAATGACGAAGTAACCAAAATAAAAAGCGGATTGGATTAGTCCGGCCTGAAAATTAGTTAGCGTAAAAGCTTGTTGAAATTGGGGTAATAAGATGTCATTCAGGTTGTTGGCGACCGCCCAAAGGAAAAATAACGAGCACAGTAAGGCGAAGGGAATAATGTAGCGCTTGCTTTTCCCTGTATCTACCGCACGAAAACTCTGCGTTTGTATTGTTGTGTTTCCCATAGCATCCTCATTGGTTCAGAAGCGTGTTCAGCAGCATTAGAGTGTGGTTGGTTATACCCACCAGACCGCAAAAATCAGGGGAGTTCCGGTGACGGTGTAAACAGTGAAATAAACATCACGGAATGAACTCATGAATGCATTTTCAAATAAAAAACGTCTTTTAATATGATGGTGGTCACACTTAGCATCTATTGAGTGATTTTATGTGATTATCATCACTTTAATAATCAGGAAAACATGACCGTTTGAGAATGTTAATTCTAAAACCCACAAAGAGAATGACCGATTGAATTTATAATGTGGAATACGGGCAGTTGTTACAATTATCGCTAAAATGCCCGTTTTTTAATGTATCAGTAATAACGGGCATTTTTGAGAAATTAAAAGTGAGTTATCTGTTTTTTTTAGCTTTAAATAAGTGAGGGGTATCACAGAACGTGGTGATGTAAATTCCTTTCTCATTATTCAGGATGATGATGGTGAACAATTATTCGCATTATTCAACAGCGCCAGGGCGTCATGCCAGGTGAGTCGTCTGTTGTCGTATTGAGCATCATAAAGAGAGGTAAGAAATGGAACGAAATAGACTGGCCCGGCAGATTATTGATACCTGCCTGGAAATGACCCGCCTGGGATTAAACCAGGGAACAGCAGGTAATGTGAGCGTGCGTTATCAAGGGGGAATGCTCATAACGCCTACGGGCATTGCTTATGAAAAACTGACCGAAGCGCACATTGTTTATATTGATGCCGATGGCCAGCATGAGCAGGGCAAACTGCCATCCAGCGAGTGGCGTTTTCATATGGCGGCTTATCAGACGCGTTCTGACGCTAACGCGGTGGTGCATAACCATGCGGTTCACTGCACGGCGGTTTCGATCCTCAACCGTCCTATTCCGGCTATTCACTA
This Klebsiella sp. RHBSTW-00484 DNA region includes the following protein-coding sequences:
- the fucK gene encoding L-fuculokinase; translated protein: MKQDVILVLDCGATNVRAIAVDRQGKIIARAATANASDIAVENSAWHQWSLEAIVQRFAQCCRLIRSELSSCRVRGITVTTFGVDGALVDEHGELLYPVISWKCPRTAAVMESISRFMPPQQLQQISGVGAFSFNTLYKLIWLKENHPQLLEQAHAWLFISSLINHRLTGEFTTDITMAGTSQMLDIHQRDFSPEILQATGLPRRLFPRLVEAGEKIGTLQSDAANLLGLPAGIPVISAGHDTQFALFGAGAEQDEPVLSSGTWEILMVRSAQVNTPLLSHYAGSTCELDSQVDLYNPGMQWLASGVLEWVRKLLWTSETPWQTLIDEARVIPEGAEGVKMQCDLLACQNAGWQGVTLNTTRGHFYRAALEGLTEQLARNLQTLQKIGHFKATELLLVGGGSRNALWNQIKANMLDIPIKVLDDAETTVAGAAMFGWYGVGEFTSPEQARAQVSYEYRYFYPQTEPELIEGI
- the fucI gene encoding L-fucose isomerase: MKKISLPKIGIRPVIDGRRMGVRESLEEQTMNMAKATAALITEKLRHACGAQIECVIADSCIAGMAESAACEEKFSSHNVGVTITVTPCWCYGSETIDMDPLRPKAIWGFNGTERPGAVYLAAALAAHSQKGIPAFSIYGHDVQDADDTSIPADVEEKLLRFARAGLAVASMKGKSYLSVGGVSMGIAGSIVDHNFFESWLGMKVQAVDMTELRRRIDQKIYDEAELEMALAWADKNFRYGEDQNAQQYKRNEEQSRAVLKESLLMAMCIRDMMQGNKKLAEKGLVEESLGYNAIAAGFQGQRHWTDQYPNGDTAEALLNSSFDWNGVREPFVVATENDSLNGVAMLMGHQLTGTAQVFADVRTYWSPDAVERVTGKPLTGLAEHGIIHLINSGSAALDGSCKQRDGNGKPTMKPHWEISQKEADDCLAATEWCPAIHEYFRGGGFSSRFLTEGGVPFTMTRVNIIKGIGPVLQIAEGWSVELPKEMHDQLDARTNSTWPTTWFAPRLTGKGPFSDVYSVMANWGANHGVLTIGHVGADFITLASMLRIPVCMHNVEEAKIYRPSTWSAHGMDTEGQDYRACQNYGPLYKR
- the fucP gene encoding L-fucose:H+ symporter permease, translating into MGNTTIQTQSFRAVDTGKSKRYIIPFALLCSLFFLWAVANNLNDILLPQFQQAFTLTNFQAGLIQSAFYFGYFVIPIPAGILMKKLSYKAGIITGLFLYALGAALFWPAAEVMNYTLFLIGLFIIAAGLGCLETAANPFVTVLGPESGGHFRLNLAQTFNSFGAIIAVVFGQSLILSNVPHQSQEVLDKMAPEQLSAYKHSLVLSVQTPYMIIVAVVLLVALLIMFTKFPALQSDDHSDVGQSSFSASFSRLVRIRHWRWAVLAQFCYVGAQTACWSYLIRYAIEEIPGMTPGFAANYLTGTMVCFFIGRFTGTWLVSRFAPHKVLAAYALLAMILCLISAFTGGQIGLLALTLCSAFMSIQYPTIFSLGIKNLGQDTKYGSSFIVMTIIGGGIVTPVMGFVSDAAGSITTAELIPALCFAIIFIFARFRSQTAANYTQNNSSCLKAARE
- the fucA gene encoding L-fuculose-phosphate aldolase — protein: MERNRLARQIIDTCLEMTRLGLNQGTAGNVSVRYQGGMLITPTGIAYEKLTEAHIVYIDADGQHEQGKLPSSEWRFHMAAYQTRSDANAVVHNHAVHCTAVSILNRPIPAIHYMIAAAGGNSIPCAPYATFGTRELSEYVAVALKNRKATLLQHHGLIACEENLEKALWLAHEVEVLAQLYLSTLAIVDPVPVLDDEAIAIVLEKFKTYGLRIEE
- the fucU gene encoding L-fucose mutarotase; the encoded protein is MLKTISPLISPELLKVLAEMGHGDEIIFSDAHFPAHSMGPQVIRADGLLVSDLLQAIIPLFELDSYAPPLVMMAAVEGDTLDPQVETRYRDALSGPASCPDITRIDRFAFYERAQKAFAIVITGERAKYGNILLKKGVTP